From a single Micromonospora carbonacea genomic region:
- a CDS encoding helix-turn-helix transcriptional regulator has protein sequence MFDVCVVVAEPLARRGVRQLIDGNDRVRSLRTVDAVSEVAAGTGTVVVLVDPPEQVLRWSCARHPTLVMVPESAKGATLDAIRAGARSVVSTATERTQLGIALDVAAAGGFYLCPTLSARLRACAAGPDPARPAAGGARGPAGGGPTCAPGPGLGRDRARLRPPGRPALAPREAATLTLIAQGLTHAQAARRLGISEATVNTYLTRIRSKLDVGNKAELTREAITLGLVRRRPGSADPVT, from the coding sequence ATGTTCGACGTGTGTGTGGTGGTGGCCGAGCCGCTGGCCCGGCGCGGGGTGCGCCAGCTCATCGACGGCAACGACCGGGTGCGGAGCCTGCGCACCGTCGACGCGGTGAGCGAGGTGGCGGCCGGGACGGGGACGGTCGTCGTCCTGGTCGACCCGCCGGAGCAGGTGCTCCGCTGGTCCTGCGCCCGGCACCCCACGCTGGTGATGGTGCCGGAGTCCGCGAAGGGCGCGACACTGGACGCGATCCGGGCCGGCGCGCGGTCGGTGGTGAGCACCGCGACCGAGCGTACCCAGCTGGGGATCGCCCTCGACGTGGCGGCGGCCGGCGGGTTCTACCTGTGCCCGACGCTGTCCGCCCGGCTCCGGGCCTGCGCGGCCGGCCCGGACCCGGCGCGGCCGGCGGCCGGCGGCGCTCGGGGCCCGGCCGGCGGGGGGCCCACCTGCGCGCCGGGGCCGGGCCTCGGTCGCGACCGGGCACGTCTCCGGCCGCCCGGCCGGCCCGCGCTCGCTCCCCGCGAGGCCGCGACGCTGACGCTGATCGCCCAGGGGCTGACGCACGCGCAGGCCGCCCGCCGGCTCGGCATCTCCGAGGCGACGGTGAACACCTACCTCACCCGGATCAGGTCCAAGCTGGACGTCGGCAACAAGGCCGAACTGACCCGCGAGGCGATCACCCTCGGCCTGGTGCGGCGTCGACCGGGCAGCGCCGACCCGGTCACTTGA
- a CDS encoding helix-turn-helix transcriptional regulator — protein sequence MPTVDPPDAGPAPVVVRWDRLSGERWPELAALTADGLVLLVLPRATTVDPLALLAAGARAVLRDGDGVDELELARSAVLTGGSYLSRSVATLVGGRTDGGGWAAPGAPEVSLGPREVETLRCIAQGLTHRQVAHRLGVTEQTVNTYAKRLRRKLGAANKAELTRRAVELGYLSA from the coding sequence ATGCCGACCGTCGATCCGCCCGACGCCGGCCCCGCGCCGGTCGTCGTCCGGTGGGACCGCCTGAGCGGCGAACGCTGGCCGGAACTGGCCGCGCTCACCGCCGACGGGCTGGTGCTGCTCGTGCTGCCCCGCGCCACGACGGTCGACCCGCTGGCGTTGCTCGCCGCCGGGGCCCGGGCCGTCCTGCGCGACGGCGACGGCGTCGACGAGCTGGAGCTGGCCCGCTCGGCGGTGCTCACCGGCGGGTCGTACCTGTCGCGGAGCGTGGCGACGCTGGTCGGCGGCCGGACCGACGGCGGCGGGTGGGCGGCCCCAGGCGCGCCGGAGGTGTCGCTGGGCCCCCGGGAGGTGGAGACGCTGCGGTGCATCGCGCAGGGCCTCACCCACCGGCAGGTCGCCCACCGCCTCGGCGTCACGGAGCAGACCGTCAACACGTACGCCAAGCGGCTGCGCCGCAAGCTCGGGGCCGCCAACAAGGCGGAGCTGACCCGGCGGGCGGTGGAACTCGGCTACCTGTCGGCGTGA
- a CDS encoding AfsR/SARP family transcriptional regulator → MTSRERPIDPAAHPGLWLRCFGGFRLELDGVPVGWSGVRPRVRTLMRYLAAEAGRPVHRERIMAALWPELPERAAVNNLHVSVSTLRTFLEPGVARGASRFVVRDGASYLLDPGPGGGSDVLAFEAALAIARRAGPTGDATAVTGALRGALDHYTGDLLPEDGTAEWVVADRERYRARATEAAALLARVELDQGRARAAALAARRALELDGYHDDGWRLLVAAQRRAGDVAASRRSQQTYERVLRSLGVPRPAGVRPVHVTAA, encoded by the coding sequence ATGACTTCGAGGGAGCGCCCGATCGATCCGGCGGCACATCCGGGCCTGTGGCTGCGGTGCTTCGGCGGGTTCCGGCTGGAGCTGGACGGCGTCCCGGTCGGCTGGTCGGGCGTCCGGCCCCGGGTCCGGACGCTGATGCGCTACCTGGCGGCCGAGGCCGGCCGGCCCGTGCACCGGGAGCGGATCATGGCAGCGCTCTGGCCGGAGCTGCCGGAGCGGGCCGCCGTCAACAACCTGCACGTGAGCGTGTCGACCCTGCGCACCTTCCTGGAGCCCGGGGTGGCCCGGGGCGCGTCCCGGTTCGTCGTGCGGGACGGGGCCTCCTACCTGCTGGACCCCGGGCCGGGCGGCGGCAGCGACGTGCTGGCCTTCGAGGCGGCGCTGGCCATCGCCCGGCGCGCCGGGCCGACCGGCGACGCCACGGCGGTCACCGGGGCGCTGCGCGGCGCACTCGACCACTACACGGGTGACCTGCTGCCGGAGGACGGGACCGCCGAATGGGTGGTCGCGGACCGGGAGCGGTACCGCGCGCGGGCGACGGAGGCGGCGGCGCTGCTCGCGCGGGTGGAACTGGACCAGGGGCGGGCGCGGGCGGCGGCGCTGGCCGCCCGGCGGGCACTGGAGCTGGACGGCTACCACGACGACGGCTGGCGGCTGCTCGTGGCCGCACAGCGCCGGGCCGGCGACGTGGCCGCGTCCCGGCGCAGCCAGCAGACGTACGAGCGGGTGCTCCGGTCGCTGGGCGTGCCCCGCCCGGCGGGCGTGCGGCCCGTGCACGTCACGGCCGCCTGA
- a CDS encoding zinc ribbon domain-containing protein: protein MRTCDNCGAEVTPGDGFCGNCGAFLAWNDPVPPPAPAATATAVGAPAARDTATDAARDTGAGDAGAGAGESVAGDTAGPGADTAAAPGTAAEDTAARRAAALVVPVPPVDDDGPDRSDPVPAAAPAEPPPAADQPRAVRPGLPVAPAPVVRDFAGDAAGAPDDVVCPACGTGNPAGRSFCRRCGGPLAAPAGPAAAVPWWRRLRWPRRRPGRGGLRRLLAVLLVLALLAAAAWAAVRFGPRAVDAVRDRTATPEAVLPSAVVASSEARGHPARSLVDGLNNRYWAPAADRPATGQYVELTFDPPIRLMDLIVHTGASPQQDVFVRQARPAELTLTLWTGDGPSSTRQLRLSDRPGPQTFHHVVGGVTRLRLTIDASYGAQRGREVALAEVEVFRRP from the coding sequence ATGAGGACCTGCGACAACTGCGGCGCCGAGGTGACGCCCGGCGACGGTTTCTGCGGCAACTGCGGCGCGTTCCTCGCCTGGAACGACCCCGTGCCGCCGCCCGCCCCGGCGGCCACGGCCACCGCCGTCGGGGCGCCTGCGGCGCGGGACACCGCGACCGACGCCGCCCGGGACACCGGGGCCGGGGACGCCGGGGCCGGGGCCGGGGAGAGCGTGGCCGGGGACACCGCCGGGCCCGGCGCGGACACCGCCGCCGCGCCCGGCACCGCCGCCGAGGACACCGCCGCGCGGCGGGCCGCCGCGCTCGTCGTGCCGGTGCCTCCCGTCGACGACGACGGGCCCGACCGGTCCGATCCGGTGCCCGCGGCGGCCCCCGCCGAGCCGCCGCCCGCCGCCGACCAGCCCCGTGCGGTGCGGCCCGGGCTGCCCGTGGCCCCCGCGCCGGTGGTCCGCGACTTCGCCGGGGACGCCGCCGGCGCGCCCGACGACGTGGTCTGCCCGGCCTGCGGCACCGGCAACCCGGCCGGCCGGTCGTTCTGCCGCCGCTGCGGCGGGCCGCTGGCCGCGCCGGCGGGCCCGGCGGCGGCCGTGCCGTGGTGGCGTCGCCTGCGCTGGCCCCGGCGGCGGCCCGGCCGGGGCGGGCTGCGCCGGCTGCTCGCGGTGCTCCTCGTCCTGGCTCTGCTCGCCGCGGCGGCCTGGGCGGCGGTCCGGTTCGGCCCCCGGGCCGTCGACGCGGTCCGCGACCGCACGGCGACGCCCGAGGCCGTCCTGCCCAGCGCCGTGGTGGCCTCCAGCGAGGCGCGCGGGCATCCCGCCCGGTCCCTGGTGGACGGCCTCAACAACCGGTACTGGGCGCCCGCCGCCGACCGGCCCGCCACCGGGCAGTACGTGGAGCTGACCTTCGACCCGCCGATCCGGCTGATGGACCTGATCGTGCACACCGGGGCGTCGCCGCAGCAGGACGTCTTCGTGCGGCAGGCGCGGCCGGCCGAGCTGACGCTGACCCTGTGGACCGGGGACGGCCCGAGCAGCACCCGGCAGCTGCGCCTGAGCGACCGGCCGGGGCCGCAGACCTTCCACCACGTCGTCGGCGGGGTGACCCGGCTCCGGTTGACCATCGACGCCAGCTACGGTGCGCAGCGGGGACGGGAGGTGGCGCTGGCCGAGGTGGAGGTGTTCAGGCGGCCGTGA
- a CDS encoding phage tail protein, with amino-acid sequence MRAAVEGLATPDPLGRRLPAVYAADDLAQRLTGAYDQVIAPVHVTLDSLWAYFDPALAPPDFVDWLGGWVAAGGPPDGAGDGRRRVVAGAVARHRVRGTAAALAEEVRLATGLAAEIVESGGTTWSATPGGELPGSPEPALTVRIRVAEPGPALAARLRAVIEANRPAHVPYTVEVLPPDGGAATGGAR; translated from the coding sequence ATGCGCGCCGCCGTCGAGGGGCTGGCCACGCCCGATCCGCTGGGCCGGCGGCTGCCCGCCGTCTACGCCGCCGACGACCTGGCCCAGCGCCTGACCGGCGCGTACGACCAGGTGATCGCGCCGGTGCACGTCACCCTGGACAGCCTGTGGGCGTACTTCGACCCGGCGCTGGCCCCGCCCGACTTCGTGGACTGGCTGGGCGGCTGGGTCGCCGCCGGTGGCCCGCCCGACGGGGCCGGCGACGGCCGTCGGCGGGTGGTCGCCGGTGCGGTCGCCCGGCACCGCGTACGCGGCACGGCCGCCGCGCTCGCCGAGGAGGTGCGACTCGCCACGGGACTCGCCGCGGAGATCGTCGAGAGCGGCGGCACCACCTGGTCGGCCACCCCCGGCGGCGAGCTGCCCGGCTCCCCCGAGCCGGCCCTGACGGTGCGGATCCGCGTCGCCGAGCCGGGCCCGGCCCTCGCAGCGCGGCTGCGGGCGGTCATCGAGGCGAACCGGCCGGCGCACGTGCCGTACACGGTGGAGGTGCTGCCGCCCGACGGCGGCGCGGCGACGGGCGGGGCGCGATGA
- a CDS encoding putative baseplate assembly protein: MPLPAPNLDDRRFQQLVDEAKRFIQQRCPEWSDHNVSDPGVTLVETFAHMVDQLLYRLNRVPEKNYLAFLDLIGVRPFPPTAARGDVTFWLSGPQTQPVVLRAGTEVGTERTQTDEAVVFTTAADLAVVPCELARLRSHPAEGPPADRTEELLDGRDVSCFPAVPSVGDAMLVGLSAAVPSCAVLLRMDSRVEGVGVDPRQPPLVWEAWTGEGWSPCVVDHDDTGGLNRPGEVVLHVPAAHVTSVVAGQRAGWLRCRLVAARPGQPFYAASPTVRSVEAATIGGTVGAVHAETVLGEQVGEAEGVPGQRLTVARPPIVPDDHPLVVESSDGTGWLEWTEVETFGGSGPGDRHVVVDRTAGEILFGPAVRQPDGTLRRYGAVPTAGSRIRVRRYRTGGGHSGNVARGALAVLRSSMPYVSRVENRAPATGGVDGETVAEARLRGPVQLRAQDRAVTARDYELLARQACPAAARVRCLPAGDGSAAGGVRLLVVPEAVADEEGRLHFEDLVPPDGMLATIAEHLDARRPIGARLVVEPPFYQGVTVVARLVPRPDTAVAQLRAEATATLYRYLDPVRGGPEGTGWPFGRQVHSGEVFGVLQRLPGVEVVEEVRMFPADPLTGRRGEQVTRIELDRHALVFSHQHQVRVDEHRSGA; the protein is encoded by the coding sequence ATGCCGCTGCCCGCGCCCAACCTGGACGACCGCCGCTTCCAGCAGCTCGTCGACGAGGCGAAACGCTTCATCCAGCAGCGCTGCCCGGAGTGGAGCGACCACAACGTCTCCGACCCCGGGGTGACCCTCGTCGAGACGTTCGCCCACATGGTCGACCAGTTGCTCTACCGGCTCAACCGGGTGCCGGAGAAGAACTACCTGGCGTTCCTCGACCTGATCGGGGTGCGGCCGTTCCCGCCCACCGCCGCCCGGGGTGACGTCACGTTCTGGCTGTCGGGCCCGCAGACGCAGCCGGTGGTGCTGCGCGCCGGCACGGAGGTCGGCACCGAACGCACCCAGACCGACGAGGCCGTCGTGTTCACCACCGCGGCGGACCTGGCGGTGGTGCCCTGCGAGCTGGCCCGGCTGCGCAGCCACCCCGCCGAGGGCCCGCCGGCGGACCGGACGGAGGAACTGCTCGACGGCCGGGACGTGTCCTGCTTCCCCGCCGTCCCGTCGGTGGGCGACGCCATGCTCGTCGGCCTCTCCGCCGCCGTGCCGTCCTGCGCGGTGCTGCTGCGGATGGACAGCCGGGTGGAGGGCGTGGGCGTCGACCCACGCCAGCCGCCGCTGGTGTGGGAGGCGTGGACGGGTGAGGGCTGGTCGCCGTGCGTCGTCGACCACGACGACACCGGCGGGCTGAACCGGCCCGGCGAGGTGGTGCTGCACGTGCCCGCCGCCCACGTCACCTCCGTGGTGGCCGGGCAGCGGGCCGGCTGGCTGCGGTGCCGGCTGGTGGCGGCCCGTCCCGGCCAGCCGTTCTACGCCGCGTCGCCGACGGTGCGTTCGGTGGAGGCGGCCACGATCGGCGGCACGGTCGGCGCCGTGCACGCCGAGACGGTCCTCGGCGAGCAGGTCGGCGAGGCGGAGGGGGTGCCCGGCCAGCGGCTGACGGTGGCCCGGCCGCCCATCGTCCCCGACGACCACCCGCTGGTGGTGGAGAGCAGCGACGGCACCGGGTGGCTGGAGTGGACGGAGGTGGAGACCTTCGGCGGATCCGGGCCGGGCGACCGGCACGTCGTCGTCGACCGCACCGCCGGGGAGATCCTGTTCGGTCCGGCGGTCCGGCAGCCCGACGGCACCCTGCGCCGCTACGGTGCCGTGCCGACGGCCGGTTCCCGGATCCGGGTGCGGCGCTACCGCACCGGGGGCGGGCACAGCGGCAACGTCGCCCGGGGCGCCCTGGCCGTGCTGCGCAGCTCGATGCCGTACGTGTCGCGGGTGGAGAACCGGGCCCCCGCCACCGGCGGCGTCGACGGGGAGACCGTCGCGGAGGCCCGGCTGCGCGGGCCGGTGCAGCTGCGGGCCCAGGACCGGGCGGTCACCGCCCGCGACTACGAGCTGCTGGCAAGGCAGGCGTGCCCGGCCGCCGCCCGGGTCCGGTGCCTGCCCGCCGGTGACGGCAGCGCGGCCGGCGGCGTACGCCTGCTGGTGGTGCCGGAGGCCGTCGCCGACGAGGAGGGCCGCCTCCACTTCGAGGACCTCGTCCCCCCGGACGGGATGCTCGCCACCATCGCCGAGCACCTGGACGCCCGCCGCCCGATCGGGGCGCGGCTGGTCGTGGAGCCGCCCTTCTACCAGGGCGTCACGGTCGTCGCCCGGCTCGTCCCCCGCCCCGACACCGCCGTCGCCCAGCTCCGGGCCGAAGCGACGGCCACCCTCTACCGCTATCTCGACCCGGTGCGCGGCGGGCCGGAGGGGACCGGCTGGCCGTTCGGGCGGCAGGTGCACTCCGGCGAGGTCTTCGGGGTCCTGCAACGGCTGCCGGGGGTCGAGGTCGTCGAGGAGGTACGCATGTTCCCCGCCGACCCGCTGACGGGCCGCCGGGGCGAGCAGGTGACCCGGATCGAGCTGGACCGGCACGCCCTCGTCTTCTCCCACCAGCACCAGGTCCGCGTCGACGAGCACCGGTCGGGTGCCTGA
- a CDS encoding GPW/gp25 family protein: protein MAEQFIGAGWAFPLRTDATGGIALVDREREIVEAIGLILGTAPGERPMRPEFGCGVHDYVFAPADENTAGRIAFEVRRALDRWEPRIDVTDVVINFDAEDAGLLYIDVRYSIRGTNDPRNLVFPFYVIPSHEESARSPGGSNHEESAA, encoded by the coding sequence GTGGCCGAGCAGTTCATCGGGGCGGGCTGGGCGTTCCCGCTGCGCACCGACGCCACCGGCGGGATCGCCCTGGTGGACCGGGAACGGGAGATCGTCGAGGCGATCGGGCTCATCCTCGGCACCGCGCCGGGCGAGCGGCCGATGCGGCCGGAGTTCGGCTGCGGGGTGCACGACTACGTCTTCGCCCCGGCCGACGAGAACACCGCCGGGCGGATCGCCTTCGAGGTGCGCCGGGCGCTGGACCGGTGGGAGCCGCGCATCGACGTCACCGACGTGGTGATCAACTTCGACGCCGAGGACGCCGGCCTGCTCTACATCGACGTCCGCTACTCGATCCGGGGCACCAACGACCCGCGCAACCTGGTCTTCCCGTTCTATGTCATCCCCTCCCACGAGGAGAGCGCCCGCTCGCCCGGGGGAAGCAACCACGAGGAAAGCGCCGCCTGA
- a CDS encoding PAAR domain-containing protein, with protein sequence MPPAARIGDKISHLATGVTPGPPTGTIGPPGGQALPPGTPGAPLLGVSSVLIAGKPAAVVGTVCVCEKPPQHAVLLLTNRIVPAVPPPLRRVLIGGHQAARRGDATTCKAVVSTGATTVLIGG encoded by the coding sequence ATGCCGCCGGCCGCGCGCATCGGTGACAAGATCAGCCACCTGGCCACCGGGGTCACCCCGGGGCCGCCCACGGGGACCATCGGGCCGCCGGGCGGGCAGGCCCTGCCGCCGGGCACGCCCGGCGCCCCGCTGCTCGGGGTGTCCAGCGTGCTCATCGCCGGCAAGCCGGCCGCCGTGGTCGGCACGGTCTGCGTCTGCGAGAAGCCACCGCAGCACGCCGTGCTCCTGCTGACCAACCGGATCGTGCCGGCGGTGCCGCCGCCGCTGCGCCGGGTGCTGATCGGCGGACACCAGGCGGCCCGGCGCGGCGACGCCACCACCTGCAAGGCCGTGGTGAGCACCGGGGCGACGACCGTGCTGATCGGCGGGTGA
- a CDS encoding VgrG-related protein: MSSGDHTNNLVVGLPGALPRAWADRLVSAVVEDSTNLAATATLRFRDQQSRFLRDNGVTIGTDLTVRVRTGRDAAPLPLFAGEVVTLESEYDGVGTFTTVRALDLSHRLMRGQRVRSFVNRKASDIAREVAAAAGIPVGRVDPTPTVYETVTQPNVDDWEFLKMLAVDNDAEVVVVDGRFFFRRSVRAAAAPGAGITAEQSPFVVEMNENLLSVRSTVTSVGQVAGVTVRGWDVRAKRPVRTEVATDASDEVQIGTTPAKVAQPFGTARLCVADVPYRTAAETRAVAGAVAADVTAAFAELEVGIRGNPRLRAGVPLSLQQVGAPFEGKYTITASRHVFGPAQLYETWLTVSGRQDRSTWGLTTGATAPARAARIPGLAVAIVTNTKADVDRRHPERVGQGWVRLRFPWLTDAPDYETDWVRTVQLGGVGGGGVFCPEVNDEVLVGFEQGLLDRPYVIGGLYNGVDKPSVHEGALVDGSSGRINRRSLASRRGDRIEFLESALPSGPRGIRLTTARDRLTVHLDDRRTAVVVHSDGSVEIEARQQVTVKGRGITLDAGAGELTLKGRSVSIDGGTQVDIQAPLVKLN; the protein is encoded by the coding sequence ATGTCCAGCGGTGACCACACCAACAACCTGGTGGTGGGCCTGCCCGGCGCGCTGCCCCGGGCCTGGGCCGACCGGCTGGTGTCGGCGGTGGTGGAGGACAGCACGAACCTGGCCGCCACCGCGACCCTGCGCTTCCGCGACCAGCAGAGCCGGTTCCTGCGGGACAACGGGGTGACCATCGGCACGGACCTGACCGTCCGGGTCCGCACCGGCCGCGACGCCGCCCCGCTGCCGCTGTTCGCCGGGGAGGTGGTGACGCTGGAGTCGGAGTACGACGGGGTCGGCACCTTCACCACCGTCCGGGCCCTGGACCTGTCGCACCGGCTGATGCGGGGGCAGCGGGTGCGCAGCTTCGTCAACCGCAAGGCCTCCGACATCGCCCGGGAGGTCGCCGCCGCCGCCGGGATCCCGGTGGGCCGGGTCGACCCCACCCCCACCGTGTACGAGACGGTCACCCAGCCAAACGTCGACGACTGGGAGTTCCTCAAGATGCTCGCGGTCGACAACGACGCGGAGGTGGTGGTCGTCGACGGCCGGTTCTTCTTCCGCCGCTCGGTGCGGGCCGCCGCCGCGCCGGGGGCGGGGATCACCGCCGAGCAGAGCCCGTTCGTGGTGGAGATGAACGAGAACCTGCTGTCGGTGCGCTCCACCGTCACCTCCGTGGGTCAGGTGGCCGGGGTGACGGTGCGCGGCTGGGACGTGCGGGCGAAGCGGCCGGTGCGCACGGAGGTCGCCACCGACGCCAGCGACGAGGTGCAGATCGGCACCACCCCGGCGAAGGTGGCCCAGCCGTTCGGCACGGCCCGGCTCTGCGTGGCGGACGTGCCCTACCGGACGGCGGCCGAGACGCGGGCGGTGGCCGGGGCGGTGGCGGCCGACGTGACGGCGGCCTTCGCGGAGCTGGAGGTGGGGATCCGGGGCAACCCCCGGCTGCGGGCCGGGGTGCCGCTGTCGTTGCAGCAGGTGGGTGCCCCGTTCGAGGGGAAGTACACGATCACGGCGAGCCGGCACGTCTTCGGCCCCGCCCAGCTCTACGAGACGTGGCTGACGGTCAGCGGCCGGCAGGACCGGTCGACGTGGGGCCTGACCACGGGGGCCACCGCCCCCGCGCGGGCGGCCCGGATCCCGGGGCTGGCCGTCGCGATCGTCACCAACACCAAGGCCGACGTGGACCGCCGGCACCCCGAGCGGGTCGGCCAGGGCTGGGTGCGGCTGCGCTTCCCGTGGCTGACCGACGCGCCGGACTACGAGACGGACTGGGTGCGTACGGTGCAGCTCGGCGGCGTCGGCGGGGGCGGGGTGTTCTGCCCGGAGGTCAACGACGAGGTCCTCGTGGGCTTCGAGCAGGGGTTGCTGGACCGCCCGTACGTCATCGGGGGGCTCTACAACGGGGTGGACAAGCCGTCGGTGCACGAGGGCGCGCTGGTGGACGGCTCGTCGGGGCGGATCAACCGGCGCTCGCTGGCCTCGCGCCGCGGGGACCGGATCGAGTTCCTGGAGTCGGCGCTGCCCTCCGGCCCGCGCGGGATCCGGCTGACCACGGCCCGGGACCGGCTGACCGTGCACCTCGACGACCGGCGCACGGCCGTGGTGGTGCACAGCGACGGCAGCGTGGAGATCGAGGCCCGGCAGCAGGTCACGGTGAAGGGGCGGGGCATCACCCTCGACGCCGGGGCGGGCGAGCTGACCCTGAAGGGCCGGTCGGTGAGCATCGACGGCGGCACCCAGGTCGACATCCAGGCACCACTCGTGAAGCTCAACTGA
- a CDS encoding CIS tube protein, with translation MRSRAGKVAANLQRYQPPTSGGNQPGGALGGPITFMFNPQQLALTKSANWIPHVVRGAADVGVAEFSGSGPRTLSLEVFLDATDTHSRTVQDRVDALLTCCVPTKASIAAKAPSPPWVKFAWGQFQTVSFYSYVSQVNATYSLFDPDGTPLRATCSLTLNEVSGSTPGQNPTSGSRTARRVHRLVAGDSLELLAHREYGDPTAWRVIAEANDIDDPVRLRPGRQLLLPAPEELRTGEGFDVQR, from the coding sequence ATGAGATCACGGGCCGGGAAGGTGGCGGCGAACCTGCAGCGGTACCAGCCGCCCACCTCGGGCGGGAACCAGCCGGGCGGGGCCCTCGGCGGGCCGATCACCTTCATGTTCAACCCGCAGCAGCTCGCGCTGACCAAGTCGGCCAACTGGATCCCGCACGTGGTACGCGGGGCGGCGGACGTCGGGGTCGCCGAGTTCAGCGGCTCCGGGCCCCGGACGCTGAGCCTGGAGGTCTTCCTCGACGCCACGGACACCCACTCCCGCACCGTCCAGGACCGGGTCGACGCCCTGCTCACCTGCTGCGTGCCGACCAAGGCGAGCATCGCGGCGAAGGCGCCGTCCCCACCGTGGGTGAAGTTCGCCTGGGGGCAGTTCCAGACGGTGTCGTTCTACTCGTACGTCAGCCAGGTCAACGCCACCTACAGCCTGTTCGACCCGGACGGCACCCCGCTGCGGGCGACCTGCTCGCTGACGCTCAACGAGGTCAGCGGCTCCACCCCGGGGCAGAACCCGACGTCGGGCAGCCGCACCGCCCGCCGGGTGCACCGGCTGGTCGCCGGGGACTCCCTGGAGCTGCTGGCCCACCGCGAGTACGGCGACCCGACCGCGTGGCGGGTCATCGCGGAGGCCAACGACATCGACGACCCGGTCCGGCTGCGCCCCGGCCGTCAGCTCCTGCTGCCCGCGCCGGAGGAACTGCGTACCGGGGAGGGCTTCGATGTCCAGCGGTGA
- a CDS encoding phage tail protein, with the protein MAGDDPGTSVHFRLQIDGIDLGNWSGCDGLGCEVELEQYQEGGNNEFVWQLPSRLRYSNVTLTRPLTRDTAKVSSYLAQLPSGVRRGTAQIAALRPDLAMLVQWGLADVVLVRWSGPSFDPNRSEVASESIELAYHGFLEVGG; encoded by the coding sequence ATGGCCGGTGACGACCCGGGGACGAGCGTCCACTTCCGGCTCCAGATCGACGGCATCGACCTGGGCAACTGGAGCGGCTGCGACGGGCTCGGCTGTGAGGTCGAGCTGGAGCAGTACCAGGAGGGCGGCAACAACGAGTTCGTCTGGCAGCTGCCGTCGCGGCTGCGCTACTCCAACGTCACCCTGACCCGCCCGCTGACCCGGGACACCGCCAAGGTCTCCAGCTATCTCGCGCAACTGCCCAGCGGGGTGCGCCGGGGCACCGCGCAGATCGCGGCGCTCCGGCCCGACCTGGCGATGCTGGTGCAGTGGGGCCTGGCCGACGTGGTCCTGGTGCGGTGGTCCGGGCCGTCGTTCGACCCGAACCGCTCGGAGGTGGCCAGCGAGAGCATCGAGCTGGCGTACCACGGCTTCCTGGAGGTCGGCGGATGA